In the genome of Enterococcus hirae ATCC 9790, one region contains:
- a CDS encoding peptidoglycan recognition protein family protein, producing the protein MSYTINKEFMLAANEGDSRKAQNWYIIAHETANPRATGRNEASYMKNNWRNAYTTHVVGDGIVYLIGEPGYVSWGALDANCYAPAQIELQHTTDKALFEKNYRVYVELIRDLCNQFGIPKTLDAGGKGIKGVKSHQWVTQNYGGDHTDPYGYLASMGISKEQFARDIANGFGSSCKTVTAQSKPVAKPQTPSDHDKAVAASKAVHQGNAWAKLDKFNEVSKGKVRIAGWLVPDKPDGPIGKCAYILIMKHGTNKEITRVASQGIKRPDVKKTYGYKGGDALGMDVTVDLSWVKKGTKIDIIFRRCNQANGEGAVNDVRIRDIYLTL; encoded by the coding sequence ATGAGTTACACAATTAACAAAGAATTTATGTTAGCAGCAAACGAAGGCGATTCAAGAAAAGCTCAAAATTGGTACATTATCGCTCATGAAACAGCCAATCCTCGTGCAACTGGGCGGAATGAAGCAAGTTATATGAAAAATAATTGGCGTAATGCTTATACGACTCATGTTGTAGGCGATGGTATCGTTTATTTGATTGGAGAACCAGGCTATGTTTCTTGGGGCGCATTAGATGCCAATTGTTATGCACCAGCGCAAATCGAATTACAACATACGACAGATAAAGCTTTATTTGAAAAAAATTACCGTGTGTATGTGGAATTGATTCGCGACTTATGTAATCAATTCGGTATTCCTAAAACACTTGATGCAGGTGGAAAAGGCATAAAAGGAGTGAAAAGCCATCAATGGGTAACACAAAATTATGGTGGTGACCACACGGATCCATACGGCTATTTAGCAAGTATGGGAATCAGCAAAGAACAGTTTGCACGAGATATAGCGAATGGTTTTGGTTCTAGTTGTAAGACAGTAACTGCACAATCTAAACCAGTTGCAAAACCACAAACACCATCCGACCATGACAAAGCAGTAGCAGCAAGTAAAGCTGTTCATCAAGGTAACGCATGGGCGAAACTAGACAAATTCAATGAAGTAAGTAAAGGAAAAGTTCGAATTGCTGGTTGGCTAGTGCCAGATAAACCAGATGGTCCAATTGGAAAATGTGCTTATATTCTTATTATGAAGCATGGCACAAATAAAGAAATCACTCGTGTGGCTTCCCAAGGGATCAAACGCCCTGATGTGAAGAAAACCTATGGATACAAAGGTGGCGATGCTTTAGGAATGGACGTTACTGTGGATCTAAGTTGGGTGAAAAAAGGAACGAAAATCGATATCATTTTCCGTCGTTGTAATCAAGCAAATGGTGAAGGTGCAGTGAATGATGTGCGTATCAGGGATATTTATTTAACATTATAA
- a CDS encoding cold-shock protein: MNNGTVKWFNSDKGFGFITGEDGNDVFAHFSAIQGDGFKTLDEGQAVSYDIEEGQRGPQAVNIVK; encoded by the coding sequence ATGAATAACGGTACAGTAAAATGGTTTAACTCAGATAAAGGTTTTGGATTTATCACTGGTGAAGATGGAAATGACGTATTTGCACACTTCTCAGCTATCCAAGGCGATGGATTCAAAACATTAGATGAAGGTCAAGCTGTTTCTTATGATATTGAAGAAGGACAACGTGGCCCTCAAGCAGTAAATATTGTAAAATAA